Within Peromyscus leucopus breed LL Stock chromosome 16_21, UCI_PerLeu_2.1, whole genome shotgun sequence, the genomic segment tcTGTGCATCTGGTGAAATGTAAAATTTGATGAAGTATCTACTGTAAGAGCCTTTGTTCATTCAATTGCATATCATTTAGATGGCATATGGAATTTGAGTTAGGCTAGCTGCTTCTGAGTTTGATCACAGAAGGGAAGTGTAGTCTCTGACTTGTCCTGCAGTAATGTCCCTGTTATCACTGGTCTGGACTGCTGTGGTTCATAAGGAGTTGGGTGACTCCACAGACAGTGTCCTCAGACTTCACAGTCTAGCACTGATGGTACTGGAACCTGTGAAAAGGTCAGTTGCAAGATGCCTCAGAAGCACAGGAGACCCCAAAAGTTGTCATGGCAGCTGCTCTCTGCAAACCACAGAATTCAAAGGAAACCTTCCTGAGGTCTCTGGGGATGAATGTGAGAGATGCCTGGGTCCATGGCAGCAGCATCTCAGTTCTGGGGTCACCAGACAGGATAGACCTTCCTTGGTAGACAGCACACATTTAAACCAAGttcttcttcatattttcaatactttcagtagttttctttttagtaaagTCACTTATAAAACCTATTAAGTACAAATGGAGCTAGCTTCACCTGTAAGATTTCTAATTGTAGTTCAGTTTTTTAGTCcgggaaatttattttattgttaaagatCTCCAAGGCTTACTGTAGATCATTTTTATCTTAGGTCCAAGGCCATGATAAGTAGTGTCAAAAGATATTTTCCCCTTGGTCTGGAGATGGCCTGGCCATCCAAGCCTTTAACAGTGGGTAGTGATTTTTGTGCTATTCAGATCTGTATATCAGTAAATTTACCACCATTGTACTGAGCAATGTCTGTTTCCTTTCGTTTGCAGAGAACACCATGGAGATGCTATGCAGCCTTCTGTAAAGGATAACAGTGGCAGCCATGGCTCACCCATCAGTGGAAAACTAGAAGGCATCTTCTTCAGCTGCAGCACTGAGTTCAATACAGGGAAGCCACCCCAGGATTCACCGTATGGAAGATACAGGTTTGAGATTGCAGCAGAAAAACTGTTCAACCCCAATACTAACTTATACTTTGGGGACTTCTACTGTATGTACACTGCGTATCATTATGTGATTCTTGTCATTGCCCCTGTGGGATCACCAGGAGATGAATTCTGTAAGCAGCGCCTTCCTCAACTAAATTCCAAGGATAATAAGTTTTTGACCTGTACAGAAGAAGATGGGGTGCTggtgtaccaccacgcccaggATGTCATTTTAGAAGTCATTTACACTGACCCTGTGGCTCTTTCTCTGGGCACCGTGGCAGAAATCACTGGTCATCAGCTCATGAGTTTGTCTACTGCAAACGCAAAGAAAGACCCCAGCTGCAAAACCTGTAACATCAGTGTCGGACGTTAACGCCACTTTCGTACTCTCCCTCCCCGTCTTCCCATAGGAGCACTGCCCTCTGTTGTCCATTTTCATCATCAGATGTTCCCACTGAAGCATGCATATGCCGCTGTCACCAAAAGCAAACTACCATTCAGAGCCTTCCCGTGTCTCCTCTTGCCCACCCTGTCCACCACTTCCAGTGATGTCCCCAAGTTGTCCTGACACTTTGTTTGCCTAGATGCTGCAATGCTTTTATGTTTCCTTTATGCCAAACATAACAAGACAGTTATATAGACCGCTTTAGCAAAGTACAAAATAATGGCTTATAAATGGTGTTTAAATATGCATCCATTTTAATCTACTGAATAAATATTGGGATAACGCCAAACCGCATGAAAGGGTGTAATTGCAGCATGAGTTAAATCTTAAAGCCTAGAATCATCAGCACTTCCACCTTGTTGTTTGACAGtgttatttatgttatttatattaGCTAACAGGAAACAGTTACTGTGCTtcaacataataaatataatagaaaaatattttatttgtatgttgtataaaatatttacaatcaTATAGAATATAGTTACATTTTAATAGCAATTGTATACATCTCACGAAACCATTTCCCTTATCAAAGATGTAATTTGTAAACCTTAAATAGTTGTGTATCTGTCCTGTTACAAGTAGATGACTTCAATTAAACAAATTTATGAAGGCCATTATTCTGATTCATAAGATTTAAAACACCAGGTGAATACAGAGAAAACAATATGCCTCTAATATGGTCTGCTTCTggaatcagtatttttttttctgcccaagCAATATGAAAATCTGAGTTTCTTCAACACCATgcttaaaaattacagaaaacagaaataggaacaaagttgaaaatgagaaaatgtctgtTACTTGATtttacaaaaaccaaaaccaataaatgtgttttaaatgaatgaagaaaaagcaagatacaccaaataaagtaaataaaaggtgACTTGGTGATTTCCAAGCTTTTTACCCTGCGCAGATGAATGCAACTCACAAGAAAGCTGTTTCACTTTATAAAGAACAGACCTTGGAACATTAAGAAAGATGCAGATACCCAGTGGGAAAATAGTTATATCATCTTAGTGTAGGAAACAAGAAAATTAGCAATAATACTATGGTCACATTAGGTTATTATACTGCAGACACACCTATCCAAAAtacctattttaaatttttaatattttattttaatataaacatttgtCAGTTATAGACAAAGATAATTCACAAAGTACATGCCATCCAAATGAACTTTGGTAACCAGAAATGtaaattttcaaataacaaataaaataatgcactATTTTCATGTAGAAATAAGAAATTAGTGACACAGTTGAGTGTATTTTCGGGTGTTTAGAACGCCTACAGACTTACAGGACCAGGCAGTGGATGTTGTCTCCCTTAAACTACCTTCTTACCAGCCGTCTTCCTCCCTGGATGAAGAACAGACGCTTCCCTTGTCCACAATTAACTCAAACCTTGCTCTTTTCCATACATCAATGAAGTCAATCTTCGGGCACTGATAAACCTTCCCTAGCAGGTAGTCTGCCTATGTGTTATTTTAGGTTTGACAAGGTattagtgttttggtttttttttttttttttttttttttaaacaattacatTTGACTATGGATTTCAGTTTGGTATGGAGTAGGCTTAATGTTTTTGCTGATCCCAATATTACCTGTTATTTGCCTATTGAAATCCCTTCTTGTGTATAATTACACTATCTCTTCCTTTGTAAAAACAGCTAATACTATCTCTAAAGTGCTTCGTTTTCAGTACATCAAAACTACTTAGCAAGAACagtagaagaaaataaacttGACTTTATCTTGGGTGGAAGTGATCAGAGCCAAACCTCAAATAGTTTTGGCCACATCCTGCTTGCTGATGAGGACCTCTAATAGTCTCAGTTTGGCTTTTATGTGCTTGTATTCATAGTACTCGTCTGCCATTGGCATCCTGTCTTCCTTCTGGGGACTTCTGCAGAAAAGAAGATACAATCTATTAGTAGATACACGAGCCAGGTCATTAAAGTCCTCTTATAACTgacaggatgggggggggggggtgcgcgcGCACGCGCCTTCTTTACATTCCTTCAGCCTCAGTCTCTGCTCCATGTCTCTAAGTCACAGTGCCCTTTGCCAACGTTTGCAAATGCGAGGTCCCATGCTCAAGCACAGAACAATGGTGCAGGTGAAAAGATGTGAAGAAAAAGCACAGGCTAATAAGCTTATAAGTCTTATAAGCTTGGAAAGCTTTCAAGTTTCCTTGTAGTTAAACCTGTTTCTACTGATGTGGAGTAGAACTTCTGAGTTTCTCCTTGACAAAAGTAATCTGTGAGTCTAAATAGTCTAAATTGGGGCCAGTGGAACGGACCAGTGGGtagaggtgcctgctgccaaacctgatgacctgagttcgatccttaGGCCCCACgtagtgggaggagagagccaaccccaagttgtcctctggcttccatacataTGAAGACATACACAGTTTAAATTGCAATAGTTCTCTTTCTGCACACTAATTCAAAGAGTGGGCATGTACCAATGCATAGACTTTGGGACATGCACAGTCTACTGTGTGCCCTTGTTCCACTACCATGAATGATTACAGTGTTTCTAAATGTATCCAGAATCCATTCACatggtcatttttacttttatagatGGCTAAGTCTTAGCAGTAACAGTCTTAAGGAGAAAAGATTAAAGTCTATTTCTTTGCCATTCAACTGTTTGAGTTTAGCTTTAATAAATGAGCATTTTCTTATTAGATAATGTATCACCACAAGAGGGCAGATTACTTCACACAGAGCAAGCGAGCATGGCCATATCTAAAGTAAGTTAGGGATTGTAAGTGCAGTAAAACAAACTGTTCCTTGAATGCAGTAAGTCATGAATAAGGTGCAGTCATGTTCTTCTGCATACTCATTCTTAAATATACTGATGCATAGatttttatatacacataatCAATGACTATTACCAAGAACAGACAGAACAATTAAGCAAGCACCATGTTGCCAAAAGGCATGCCAAATATGACTGATAAGATCCTACAGGCAGGATTGCCAGCACACTGGAACCTCTCATACTCTAATGTAGACTTCTGTGTTCAAACGGGTAAACATGTAATTTCTTCAAGGAACTCAAAGTATGTTCAATGAAAAGACTGTATATGTGCCTGAAACCTAAGTAACTTATTTTTTATGCAATGACTATTGAGAGTTGAAATCCTGAAACCAACTCCAATATTTCACTGGATGAAAAATTCCAACTGaatatctttttattcttttcaagacagggtttctctgtgtagctttggtgcctgtcctggatctcactctgtagaccaggctgaactcgaactcacagagatccgcctggctctctgcctcccagagtgctgggattaaaggtgtgcggcccccccccccggcccaaACTgaatacttttaaagagcaactttaATATAAATCAGGTATGTACTCAAAGCGCCTAGTCAGTCAATTCTTTGCTGAGCTACAAGTTTCTCACCTAGTAAGCCCATTAGGATAGCCCTGGAAAACAGAAAAGCTGTCATGGACGATGACTCGAGCAGGCTAAGCTTGAAGGTCTCAAAGTGCTTTAGCACAGTACCactccctcacagcagcctgtgGGCTGAGAGGAAATGGCAGCAAGGCACCAAAGAAAGGCAGTTGGGAGAGCATGTCCAAGCCAGTGTGTTAGTAGGAAGAGCCTCCCAGCTCATCTCCGCCACTTGGAAGCTCTGTGACTTTGGGAAAGTTATATGCCTGTAAGAacgtccaaccttttgacattacACAGGCTTGTCGTAAAATTAcgtaattttattgttttttgttggaACATTTGCATTGCAATCTTCTGGAAGTTGCGGCAGGTTGGGGAcactctggggggtggggggtgtttaaGACTAACATCCCATGCCACAGGAGACAAAGCATTTCAGCTTACTGGTGTAAACAGAGATTGAGGACAGCTAAGTAATTTGTCCCTTCTCCAAAAGACACTAACATTCATTACCTGATTACATATACACTTTGGTTGGTAACACACTAAAAACTACAGGAAATTAATGAGTTTATAGTAACAGCTGGGTTGAGATGGAAAAACATAGGAGGCCAGATGGTCCAACTAAATATTTTCGGGAGAGAAAAATAGCTATGAACTTTTGAGTAAACCCTGGAATAAAACAAACAGAGATGGGTGGTGAAATTAGAGGAGATACTTAAAGGAAACCATTCATGTAATAGGTAGAGAATAACTTATGGGTCTAAGAACAGTGGCTGAAAATCAAGTAAATGTTTAAGCTTAGGTAATTTCAGCAGTTTAGATGAAATTCAGATATAAAGCATTTTCAGacttcaattttcattttataaagacTGACATTAATACCCAGGAGTTATTAACATAAACATCCCATAAAACATCCCTCACAATGTTACCATGGGGTCCTGCATTGGAGAAAAAACAGTCTTCAGCTAGGATTGACATCTCATCACTGTTCCTACAAAAGCAGAGTTCATTCTGAACTATGATTCTTTAGGAAATATTAGCATTAAAAATGCCCTCTCTGCTCACACTTACCTTCCTGTCTGTTTAAAAAATTGCTCTTCAAATTCTCTCAGGGCTTTCCGTAGCCTCTTCTTGTCAGCTCTAGTTTCTCGGAGATGGTCAAGAAGGACTGGCCTGCGTCAGTGAAACACATTTGCCATTAGTGAGTACTGGCCTCAGTGAATGATCGTGACTGAACTATATCAGGTTGGCAAAATGGGGCCGAACAGAGGTTATGGAAGGACGTCCTGAGTAAGTGTGGCCCACACTGTACATGTGGCCTATGTAGGAGCAGCACATAAGCCTAGTGTTCCCTGACATTAACAGTGTCTTGGACACAGAGAAAGGCAGTGTACCCAATCTGCTGTGAAAAACGGTGATAGTTATGGTGGTATAACAAGATGACAGGACAGAGCAGACATCTAAGGAACACACACCAATGTCTGTTGACAAAGTAAAGAGAAGAGACACAAGAGAGAAAAGATTGTGTCCTTAGAGTGTGGGGAGAAGGACAAAACCCTTGGGCATGCAACTGAACCAGGGGAGGGCTGACATCCCACTGCAGTCTACTTCGTGGCAGAATTTGTCCATGCTTTCAAAGGACTGAACACTGAAGTTATAAACAGACATTTTCTATAAGTCAAGTCTATCAATTTCAAAAATGCTCCCACCTGCCTAAATTTAGGAGTGACTTCCTTACAACTACCACTCAAAGGCtggagagaatgagaaagggaaggaagattaTGTTCTGTTTTCCCAGCAAGCTAAAAACGGCTTACTGTCCTCGGTTTTACCACATCTCCATTTGGGACACACACTAAGCAGACCATATAATGCATGCTAAAGATGACCTCAGAGTGTCAAAAAGGCCACATGATCCAAAGATATGCCAACTACTAAATAGTGATAACAGTAATGGAAGTCCAGACAGCTCTTAACAGAGAGTCATTAGGAAACAAAAGGCCCACTCACTGACTGGTGGCCAAGGTTATTCTCCATCTGGAACACCATGTCATCTGAATGtaataaagacaagaaaagaaaggctcTGGCCACTGGTGACCCACTAAGGATCTTCCTCCTTTGGGTCCAACAGTCAAAGACTAGCTCTCCTTTGACACTGCTAAGGGTTACGAGGGTTACTAGTACCAGGATATACCTGAAAAGGAGGACCAAAGTCATTGCACATCAATACTTATGGCATATGTAGGGCTTTACTCTGGCTCTCCAtggctttttcttctctattttccaGTTAAGCCATTTTCAGGTCGATTCTCTGCTGGAGAGCACATTTTAGGCTCTGAACAGATGCTGAGTTTTTAATGTGCAGGTAAGGGACCCAAGCAAGGCGTTTTTGAGAGCCCACATTTGGGCTGCTCACTCACATGGTGGCCTCGTGTAAATTGGACATGGAGAGAGCTGGttgcttcccttctttcttttcatctggtAGCAGGGTCCTCATAGGCTCTGTCTCAGAGTAGGTGAGGTGATCACCAACAGGAAGACGGGACACTGGATCTGGTAAAGAAGTTTGTTGGCTTCTCTGTGGACAGTCTTCATCAgagtcctcttcctcctgcttgtCACAAGGAGAGTCAAACAGTCACAGAGGGCTAGATGTCTCTCGAGCATTTGAGAGGACTTCGAGAACATACAAACCAGTAGACAGACACCTGGCCCGTATGGCTTCTGAGAACTGGAGTGGAAACTACCAAGAGCCCTTGCtcaatttcattaaaaatctgTGGAGCAAAGAGGTATCCACGCTGAGCTACAGTGCTTCCCAAGTTGATCTATCttcactgggtcaaggaagaccGACAGGCATTTGGGATATGGCCCGGGTTACACTGTATGGCCAAGTGGGTCCTCCCTTCCCCCTGACCTGCACGACAGCTTCACGGCAGTAATACAGGTTAGGACAAGATGCACTCAAGACACCTGATTCAGAAATTGTCCCACTCAGACCTAGAGCAGGCCACAGTAAATACAGAGGATGTTAAGGATGTTCAAGGTCAGAGGGGCCCTTAGAAGGCCAAAGAAGCGTACTTCCTCCTTAAGCTTTCTGGTAATTCTAACAGCCAAAAGGTTTTCTTGAACTTGAAAGTCATATTCCCTTTAAACTGTTCTTCCTCCTCAAAGGGAACATTTTAGAATTTATCATTCTCCTAACATCCTTTAAAATACAGGATTATAAATATACTTAAGTAGATTTAAATTCAAATTTGTTAACATTTGCTGCTTCTCACCCTGGTATCTTgagtagctgttttgaaattgaTGGAGAAGGATGTGTGGTGCTTCTGTCTGcctataaatttattttgaaaaacagcCTCACTCGGCTTCAGTACTTCTTTTTATTGAGATAAATTTGCTTATATCTAGTATAGTATGGTTGGATGGAACCAAAACAAGGTTTCAATAGTTCAAAGAATTCACTACCATTTTATTAACCACCACACAGAGAACGGAGAGGTTCTGTCTTGTCTAGCTGTGTTAAAAACTAAACAGTGCCGCACTGAAACCCATTGTGTTTTTCTCCTCACCCAAAAGGAGAGTAAAGAATCAAATTATGTTAAGAGTGGCATGTTCTATTTCACAGCAGTTCCTGTTAGGTCACTGTTAAGCACAGTACTGAGCTAGGGAAGACCACAGCAGCTGGCGGGATCAGAGTATGCACAGCTGGGAAGGCCATTTGTGGTAACATCATGGTGCTGACTATGACTTAGTGCCAAACGGCATAGATGCAAGGTGCCAATCAAGGCTTCTGGTTAGCGCAGCCGTCTTTACTTACAATTGTTGGGATCAGGGACGGTGTTGACAAGATCTGCTTGATAATTCTGCATCGGTCATAAAGAGGCTTTATGAGGTTCTTGTCTTGCTTAGTTACCTGAAAAGCATGAAATTAATCTGTATTCTTTTCTCAGACAATATTCTCCCTGCACCTACCATGTGCTGGAGGGCTGTCCCAGAACCTCCACTACTtatacaagcactctaccaccgagctatgGTCTGTTCCCTACAGCAATATtccagcaaacacacacaaacacacacacacacacacacacacacacaaaatgtgttGAAACCTCAGAGGATCGCTTTAATAGCAATGATAAAAAGGgtgtcacaaacaaacaagatggtATCTGTTGCAGATCCTTTTTACTAGGAAACTATTCCCATAAGGAATAGGGGTGAGTATAGAATATTGGACCATAAGGCTTTTGTGGACAAGTCTGCAAGTAGTGTTGAAGTGACTAATCAAGACCTATCACTTTTTCTTCTGAACATCTATGCTATTTGGACT encodes:
- the Phyhipl gene encoding phytanoyl-CoA hydroxylase-interacting protein-like isoform X2, translated to MEELPVPHNIKISNITCDSFKISWEMDSKSKDRITHYFIDLNKKENKNSNKFKHKDVPTKLVAKAVPLPMTVRGHWFLSPRTEYTVAVQTASKQVDGDYVVSEWSEIIEFCTADYSKVHLTQLLEKADVIAGRMLKFSVFYRNQHKEYFDYVREHHGDAMQPSVKDNSGSHGSPISGKLEGIFFSCSTEFNTGKPPQDSPYGRYRFEIAAEKLFNPNTNLYFGDFYCMYTAYHYVILVIAPVGSPGDEFCKQRLPQLNSKDNKFLTCTEEDGVLVYHHAQDVILEVIYTDPVALSLGTVAEITGHQLMSLSTANAKKDPSCKTCNISVGR